Proteins encoded within one genomic window of Ranitomeya variabilis isolate aRanVar5 chromosome 4, aRanVar5.hap1, whole genome shotgun sequence:
- the LOC143767889 gene encoding uncharacterized protein LOC143767889, whose protein sequence is MTSDVFKKSKSLLVPIYFLISNSKDHYFKYFSFFISRFKVPGISSQLIRRVCETSTLSKFSDSEKCLFARYLSHTNLTAERSYREKTLTDICHGHELVTQTGLYNSDEPIASTSRNQDTIVTQRRHDDSNRPQAATSRNQDAAVVETTDESQEEDEDATDKEESSHQSGQEEESESDINSETYISSAKKSSHDTVRRSTRQRQTGLQTSTRAVKRKEIISKEKKDSCPTHKLMSKEEHFKRFTKKYPITLEKDVPSPSICREESRTNWRYFGDRWRKIQNKMRVDHITGMLQKSNVKISEVERHIENQGWKRNLPRVTDILHQLKK, encoded by the exons ATGACATCAGACGTCTTCAAGAAAAGTAAGAGTCTTTTAGTGCCAATATATTTCTTAATCTCTAATAGTAAGGatcattattttaaatatttttctttttttatttctagaTTCAAAGTTCCTGGCATCAGCAGCCAGCTTATCAGGAGGGTCTGTGAAACCTCAACTCTTTCAAAATTTTCAGACTCGGAGAAGTGTCTTTTTGCAAGATATTTGTCTCATACAAACCTTACAGCTGAAAGAAGCTACAGAGAAAAGACGCTTACCGACATATGCCACGGTCATGAGCTTGTTACGCAGACAGGACTTTATAACAGTGATGAGCCCATAGCTAGCACCTCACG AAATCAAGATACAATAGTGACGCAGAGAAGACACGATGACAGTAATAGGCCCCAAGCTGCTACCTCAAG AAATCAAGATGCAGCAGTGGTAGAGACTACAGACGAAAGCCAGGAAGAAGATGAAGATGCCACTGACAAAGAAGAGTCAAGTCACCAAAGTGGGCAGGAAGAAGAATCCGAAAGTGACATCAACAGTGAAACGTACATTTCAAG TGCCAAAAAATCATCTCATGACACTGTAAGAAGATCTACTAGACAGAGGCAGACAGGGTTACAAACATCTACCAG agctGTAAAGCGAAAAGAAATAATTTCCAAAGAAAAGAAAGACAGTTGTCCTACCCATAAGCTGATGTCTAAGGAGGAACATTTTAAAAGATTTACTAAAAAATATCCCATTACTCTGGAGAAGGATGTGCCATCACCGAGCATATGTCGAGAAGAGTCCAGAACTAATTGGCGATACTTTGGTGATCGATGGAGGAAGATACAGAACAAAATGCGAGTCGATCATATCACTG GAATGCTTCAGAAAAGTAATGTGAAAATATCAGAAGTAGAACGACACATTGAAAATCAAGGCTGGAAAAGGAACCTACCAAGAGTGACTGATATATTGCATCAGTTAAAGAAATGA